The Intestinibaculum porci DNA window GCCTGTTATGGAGCAACTGGTGTGAATTCAAACGTAATAAAGGTGTTGAATTTGGTGAATATTCTTTAGCCCAGTATCGCTATGCGAAAGATTACTACAAGATCTTCAAGGAGGAAATCAAAAATGTATAAAACAGCTCATGCCGTTATTATGGCAGCTGGCACATCAAGCCGGTTTGCTCCATTATCATACGAATTTCCAAAAGCATTAATTACGGTTAAAGGAGAAGTCCTCATTGAACGTCAGATTCGTCAGCTGAAAGAAGCGGGCATCAATGATATTTATGTTGTCACAGGCTATAAACATGAAGATTTTAATTACTTAGAAAAGAAATGCGGTGTTAAACTCCTTTATAACAAGGACTACAATACCCGTAATAACAATGCCAGTATTTATACGGCTAGAGATGTCTTAGCTAATTCTTACATTTGCTCAGCTGATAACTATTTTACCAAAAATCCATTCACTTTAGAAAATGAAGATAGTTATTATGCGGCTATTTATGCGGACGGTCCTACTAAAGAATGGTGTTTAGAAGAAGATGAGAAAGGTTATATCAGTCATGTCACCATTGGCGGTGAAAACGCCTGGTACATGCTCGGTCATACGTTCTGGGGTGAAGAATTCAGTAAAAACTTCTTGGATATCTTAGATAAAGAATATGATCTGCCCGAAACAGCAGATAAGCTCTGGGAAGATATTTATATGGAGCATCTTGATGTTCTCAAAATGAAGATCAAAAAATACCCAAATGACTTTATCTTTGAATTTGACAGTCTTGATGAATTGCGAACATTTGATACAAGCTATGTGAATGATACACGTTCTCCCATCATCAAATC harbors:
- a CDS encoding NTP transferase domain-containing protein encodes the protein MYKTAHAVIMAAGTSSRFAPLSYEFPKALITVKGEVLIERQIRQLKEAGINDIYVVTGYKHEDFNYLEKKCGVKLLYNKDYNTRNNNASIYTARDVLANSYICSADNYFTKNPFTLENEDSYYAAIYADGPTKEWCLEEDEKGYISHVTIGGENAWYMLGHTFWGEEFSKNFLDILDKEYDLPETADKLWEDIYMEHLDVLKMKIKKYPNDFIFEFDSLDELRTFDTSYVNDTRSPIIKSIAKALQISESAIHQFKTIKSDTNEAIGFIFHVNDQVYHYLYEEKEIKEGE